From a single Glycine soja cultivar W05 chromosome 19, ASM419377v2, whole genome shotgun sequence genomic region:
- the LOC114399088 gene encoding SUPPRESSOR OF GAMMA RESPONSE 1-like, protein MARSWLIDIGGFAKKVKSTTLSSADQIKDCGAYRECPNCSYHIDNSDVSTEWPGFPLGVKFDPSDVELLEHLAAKCGIGNTQQHMFINEFIPTLEGDQGICYTHPENLPGAKKDGSYVHFFHRTTNAYATGQRKRRKIHHQQGLTEEHVRWHKTGKTKAIIEDGAHKGFKKIMVLYVRSSENGSRSYKSNWVMHQYHLGTVEEEKEGEYVVSKIFCQQQKQTEKNEGNPMAEDPDNIISRTGPRTPKPNPPNPPRAGKSVDCDDNIDETVLLSSALDTKTIPGESHAPQSDIQDQDFTGNAAWLAGESQAEESTKYDGCDDILLCKEILDSSAILNDPGLDSTNLEDIAGYATQRARNDNESCGISVLDSLELDTPDFDLSSLYFCSQDSILDWMDRL, encoded by the exons ATGGCTAG GAGCTGGCTTATTGACATTGGAGGATTtgcaaagaaagtgaaaagCACTACTCTATCTTCAGctgatcaaatcaaagattgtGGGGCATATCGTGAATGTCCAAACTGTTCTTATCATATTGATAACAGTGAT GTTTCTACTGAGTGGCCTGGCtttcctcttggtgtaaagTTTGATCCTTCTGATGTAGAACTCTTAGAACATTTAGCAGCAAAATGTGGCATTGGAAACACTCAGCAACACATGTTTATCAATGAGTTCATCCCAACACTGGAAGGAGACCAAGGAAtttgctacacacatccggaaaatCTTCCAG gTGCTAAGAAAGATGGGAGTTATGTCCATTTCTTTCACAGAACAACCAATGCATATGCTACTGGTCAACGAAAGCGTCGAAAGATTCATCATCAACAGGGTTTGACTGAAGAGCATGTGCGCTGGCATAAGACTGGCAAGACGAAAGCTATAATAGAAGATGGAGCACATAAGGGCTTTAAGAAGATCATGGTTCTCTATGTAAGATCCAGTGAGAATGGGTCCAGGTCTTATAAATCCAACTGGGTAATGCATCAGTACCATCTAGGGACtgtagaagaagaaaaggaaggtGAATATGTGGTTTCAAAAATTTTCTGTCAACAGCAAAAGCAGACTGAGAAAAATGAGGGCAATCCAATGGCTGAAGATCCTGACAATATAATATCACGAACAGGTCCTAGAACTCCGAAACCAAATCCCCCCAATCCACCTCGTGCGGGAAAATCTGTTGATTGTGATGATAACATTGATGAAACTGTACTTCTGTCTTCTGCCCTG GATACCAAGACAATCCCTGGAGAATCACATGCTCCACAATCAGATATTCAGGATCAAGACTTTACTGGCAATGCTGCATGGCTAGCTGGCGAATCGCAGGCTGAGGAAAGCACCAAATATGATGGCTGTGACGACATCTTATTGTGCAAGGAGATCTTAGATTCTTCTGCTATATTAAATGACCCTGGATTGGACTCCACCAATCTTGAAGACATTGCAGGCTATGCTACCCAAAGGGCTAGAAATGATAATGAATCTTGCGGAATTTCTGTTCTGGATTCACTGGAATTGGATACTCCTGATTTTGATCTTTCT AGTTTGTATTTTTGTTCTCAAGACAGTATCCTTGATTGGATGGACAGGTTATGA